Proteins encoded in a region of the Tripterygium wilfordii isolate XIE 37 chromosome 21, ASM1340144v1, whole genome shotgun sequence genome:
- the LOC119988530 gene encoding pentatricopeptide repeat-containing protein At3g24000, mitochondrial, with protein sequence MRVASAHLARTYLNGSSEKTELVRCCWRKLSAFKHSHPPPIFSRQCHFKQQEEPLNWTTPCLEEPTNRGFLFFSNHPNPEVSCFHEKGFSQISCETIGRAIHGLCIKGLVHLSVFYSNTLLNMYSRFGRIGYAQCVFDEMSERNVASWNNMMSGFVRLGMYWDGVVFFCKMWELGIKPAGFTIASLITACARSGCMVNEGFQVHGFVIKCGLLCDVFVGTSLVHFYGQYGFVSDASKLFEEMPDKNVVSWTSLMVSIFDDGDPREVLNIYQRMRHEGLSCSERTFSTVISACGWVEDEIFGYQVLGHVIKSGLESNTSVGNALISMFSSLGKMEKASYVFGLIPERDTISWNAMISANVHNGLYEESMRYFQWMRRVNQEINSTTVSTLLSACGSVDHLNWGKGFHGLVVKLGMESNVLVCNTVLSMYSEAGKSEDAKLVFNGIACRDLISWNSMIACYAHNGRCLDALNLLAKMLWERKAVSFVTFTSALAACSNIEFLSKGKIVHAFVIISGLHKNVIVGNALITMYAKSGLMVEAEKVSLMMPKRDKVTWNVLIGGYAENEEPNEAVKTFKLMKEEGRFINYITISNLLGACLAPDHLLKYGMPIHAHVVVMGFESDNFVQNSIITMYAKCGDLNSSSNIFNRLDDKNSIAWNAIISANAYHGFAEEALKLLVKMRRAGVGLDQFSLSECLAATSKLAVLEEGQQLHCLAVKLGFDSDAFVENAAMDMYGKCGEINDVLRILPQPIDRSQLSWNILISAFARHGCFQEAREAFHEMLKLGRRPNHVTFVSLLSACSHGGLVEEGLAYYSMMTQEFGIPPGIKHCVCVIDLLGRSGRLAEAETFINEMPVPPSDFVWRSLLAACKIHGNLDLGRKAAERIFELDPSDDSAYVLYSNICSTSGRWEDAEIIRRRMGSNNIQKKPACSWVKLKNQVSSFGIGDKSHPQVTQIYAKLGELKKMVIDAGYVADTSYALQDTDEEQKELNLWNHSERLALAFGLLNTPEGSTVKIFKNLRVCGDCHSVYKFVSGLVNRRIVLRDPYRFHHFSGGQCSCSDYW encoded by the coding sequence ACTCCATGCCTAGAAGAACCCACAAACCGTggctttctcttcttctcaaaCCACCCGAACCCGGAAGTCTCATGCTTTCATGAAAAGGGTTTCTCTCAAATCAGCTGCGAGACCATAGGGAGAGCAATACATGGGCTTTGCATAAAGGGTTTGGTTCATCTTAGTGTTTTCTACTCAAATACTCTGCTAAACATGTACTCAAGGTTTGGCCGTATAGGATATGCTCAGTgtgtgttcgatgaaatgtctGAGAGGAATGTGGCTTCCTGGAATAATATGATGTCTGGGTTTGTTCGATTGGGAATGTATTGGGATGGggttgttttcttttgtaaaatGTGGGAGCTTGGCATAAAGCCTGCGGGATTTACGATTGCTAGTTTGATAACTGCTTGTGCTAGGTCAGGGTGTATGGTTAATGAAGGGTTCCAAGTCCACGGTTTTGTCATTAAATGTGGCTTATTATGTGATGTTTTTGTGGGAACTTCCCTTGTGCATTTTTATGGGCAATATGGGTTTGTTTCAGATGCTAGTAAACTATTCGAGGAGATGCCGGATAAGAATGTAGTTTCTTGGACTTCACTGATGGTTAGTATTTTTGATGACGGAGATCCCAGAgaagttttgaatatttatcAGCGTATGAGGCACGAGGGCCTTAGTTGCAGTGAAAGAACGTTTTCGACGGTGATTAGTGCCTGTGGATGGGTTGAGGATGAGATCTTCGGTTATCAAGTTCTTGGCCATGTTATAAAATCTGGATTGGAAAGTAATACTTCTGTGGGAAATGCTCTCATTTCCATGTTCAGTAGTTTGGGTAAAATGGAAAAGGCTTCTTATGTTTTTGGCCTCATCCCTGAGCGTGACACAATATCTTGGAATGCAATGATTTCTGCTAATGTTCACAATGGTCTTTATGAGGAGTCGATGAGATATTTTCAATGGATGCGCCGTGTTAATCAGGAAATCAATTCCACTACAGTTTCAACTCTGTTGTCAGCCTGTGGTTCTGTGGATCATTTGAATTGGGGAAAAGGATTTCATGGTCTAGTTGTTAAGTTAGGAATGGAGTCAAATGTTTTGGTATGCAATACAGTTCTTTCTATGTATTCCGAGGCTGGGAAATCTGAAGATGCAAAACTGGTGTTTAATGGAATTGCATGTAGGGATTTGATCTCATGGAATTCCATGATAGCCTGCTATGCCCATAATGGAAGGTGCCTTGATGCCTTAAATCTGTTGGCAAAAATGCTATGGGAGAGAAAGGCAGTGAGCTTTGTGACTTTTACCAGTGCCTTGGCTGCCTGTTCGAACATTGAGTTCCTCTCAAAGGGCAAGATTGTTCATGCCTTTGTAATCATTTCAGGCCTACACAAGAATGTGATTGTTGGAAATGCATTGATTACCATGTATGCAAAGTCTGGTTTAATGGTAGAAGCTGAGAAGGTATCTCTAATGATGCCAAAGCGAGATAAAGTAACTTGGAATGTACTTATTGGTGGATATGCCGAGAATGAGGAGCCAAATGAGGCGGTaaaaacttttaaattaatgaaaGAAGAGGGCAGATTTATAAACTAtattacaatttcaaaccttCTGGGTGCTTGCTTGGCTCCTGACCATCTATTGAAGTATGGTATGCCTATCCATGCGCATGTAGTTGTAATGGGATTTGAATCTGATAACTTTGTGCAGAACTCCATTATCACAATGTATGCCAAATGTGGCGATCTCAATTCAAGCAGCAACATCTTTAATAGATTAGATGATAAGAACTCCATTGCATGGAATGCTATTATTTCTGCAAACGCCTATCATGGCTTTGCAGAAGAAGCTTTGAAACTTCTTGTGAAGATGAGACGTGCTGGGGTAGGTTTAGATCAATTTAGTCTTAGTGAATGTCTTGCTGCTACATCTAAGTTGGCTGTACTTGAGGAAGGCCAACAGCTTCACTGTCTAGCTGTTAAACTTGGGTTTGATTCGGATGCTTTTGTTGAAAATGCTGCAATGGATATGTATGGAAAGTGTGGGGAGATAAATGACGTATTAAGGATACTTCCACAACCCATTGATCGCTCACAACTATCATGGAATATATTGATATCAGCTTTTGCCAGACATGGGTGTTTCCAGGAGGCTAGAGAAGCATTTCATGAAATGCTGAAACTGGGGCGAAGGCCCaaccatgttacatttgtcTCTCTTCTTTCTGCATGTAGTCACGGGGGTCTGGTGGAGGAGGGTCTTGCATACTACAGTATGATGACGCAAGAGTTTGGTATCCCACCGGGGATCAAGCATTGTGTGTGTGTAATTGATCTCCTAGGAAGATCTGGAAGGCTCGCCGAGGCTGAAACATTTATAAATGAAATGCCTGTTCCACCATCAGACTTTGTTTGGCGGAGCTTGTTGGCTGCATGTAAAATCCATGGCAATTTAGATCTTGGGAGAAAAGCTGCGGAACGCATTTTTGAGTTGGATCCATCCGATGACTCGGCGTACGTTCTCTATTCAAATATTTGTTCTACGAGCGGGAGATGGGAGGATGCTGAGATTATCAGGAGGCGGATGGGATCGAATAACATACAAAAGAAACCTGCTTGTAGTTGGGTCAAGCTGAAGAATCAAGTGAGTTCTTTTGGGATTGGTGATAAGTCCCATCCGCAGGTCACACAGATATATGCAAAGTTGGGGGAGCTGAAGAAGATGGTCATAGATGCAGGATATGTTGCAGATACAAGCTATGCCTTGCAGGACACTGATGAAGAGCAAAAGGAGCTCAATCTTTGGAACCACAGTGAGAGACTTGCCCTTGCATTTGGGTTGCTGAATACTCCAGAAGGTTCAACTGTTAAAATCTTTAAGAACCTTAGAGTTTGTGGTGATTGCCATTCTGTTTACAAGTTTGTCAGTGGACTTGTCAATAGGCGTATCGTACTGAGAGACCCTTATCGGTTTCACCATTTTAGCGGTGGTCAGTGTTCTTGTTCAGATTACTGGTAA